The Lycium barbarum isolate Lr01 chromosome 10, ASM1917538v2, whole genome shotgun sequence genome includes a region encoding these proteins:
- the LOC132613463 gene encoding probable LRR receptor-like serine/threonine-protein kinase At3g47570, whose protein sequence is MEKHIFLLILLFLFQYYSIFISSAPSNETDQQALLAFRNLVINPSLFLAKNWTKNSSFCSWFGVTCSTKRQRVVALALPNLQLQGTISPSLANLSFLIELNLGNNFFHGSIPYGLGQLPRLEVIDVQNNQLEGSIPTSLFQNWRVQNISLAFNKFSGEMWKGPWYVPELRVLNLRNNSLIGIIPPSVGNATKLLSFSLYGNRVSGNIPKEIGNLSQLAFLSLTDNQLTGSIPAVLFNISSLLALSVAMNSLSGPLLLGEGNIVSNMEFLSISYNLISGHIPSNICQFTELKMLSISCNNITGEIPKNTDCLAKLEKLYIAYNFLSGTIPISWGNISSLQALSCSSNPMEGQIPPELGKLPNLVQLSFQENYNLIGQIPDTIFNISSLEFISFSFNKLSGRIPTTTGLHLPNLKGLYLAHNQLEGEIPLYITNASKISYLDLSSNFFRGTTPTNLGNLRELRVLFLFDNQLTNEPSEHELRFLDSLVYCRMLRYLEVGSNPWNGVLPSSIGNLSSTIEVFDISDAQINGLIPISIGNMSALFDLDFQENNLTGTIPSEVGKLEQLQGLRLGSNKLQGGIVEVVCHLSNLVQLTMDDNELSGLIPECIGNLSMLQEFYLGSNKFSSTIPLSLWKMSSLLSLDVSQNSIEGEVPVNIGELKVMVELYLNGNHFTGMIPSRLGDLQNLKSLHVSNNSFSGTIPFSFANLISLEFLDMSLNALSGTIPKTLEKLSYLKIINVSFNNLEGEIPSGGVFANSTLQSFLGNKGLCGMHILEVPACAITNPGHQSKLKKLVLKIVIPVFTLSILIFLFTSIWIMKRRKKRKSKNVEKVPEVKTHQLISYHEIQRATNYFDGSNLIGVGGSGSVYKGTLSSGIVVAIKVLNLQNEKVCKRFDTECEVIRNVRHRNLVPVVTTCSSEYIRAFVLQYMPNGSLENWLYKEDCCLNLLQRVSIMLDVAVAVEYLHHSHHTHIVHCDLKPANVLLDEEMVAHVGDFGISKILAVSKSMARTETLGTLGYIAPEYGSEGIVSTSGDVYSYGIMLMEVLTTRRPTDKEIFYENLGLREWIRRAFPRTMMEVVDANLFPEEEQITSKSEICIISMIELALDCTKETPESRITMKDVVKRLNKIKNTFLEM, encoded by the exons ATGGAGAAGCACATTTTCTTATTGATTCTTCTCTTTTTATTTCAatattattctatttttatatCAAGTGCTCCCTCAAATGAGACAGACCAACAAGCTCTACTAGCTTTCCGAAATCTTGTTATAAATCCCAGTCTTTTTCTGGCCAAGAACTGGACTAAGAattcttctttttgttcttggTTTGGTGTCACTTGCAGTACAAAAAGGCAAAGGGTTGTAGCCTTGGCTCTTCCTAATTTGCAACTTCAAGGCACTATTTCACCGTCTTTGGCCAATTTGTCCTTTCTCATAGAGCTCAATCTCGGGAACAACTTTTTCCATGGCAGCATTCCTTACGGCCTTGGCCAACTGCCTCGCTTGGAAGTGATTGATGTTCAAAACAATCAGCTAGAAGGAAGTATTCCAACAAGTTTATTTCAAAACTGGAGAGTTCAAAATATTTCATTGGCTTTCAATAAATTCAGTGGTGAAATGTGGAAAGGTCCATGGTATGTACCGGAACTCAGAGTCTTAAATCTCAGGAACAATAGCCTCATAGGTATAATCCCTCCTTCGGTTGGAAATGCCACAAAGTTGTTGAGCTTCAGTTTGTATGGTAATAGAGTTAGTGGCAACATTCCAAAGGAAATCGGTAATCTAAGCCAACTTGCATTTCTATCCTTGACTGATAATCAGTTAACAGGTTCTATTCCGGCAGTACTGTTTAATATCTCGTCGCTACTTGCCTTATCTGTTGCAATGAATAGCCTTTCTGGTCCTCTCTTGCTTGGTGAAGGGAATATTGTCTCAAATATGGAGTTTTTAAGTATTTCTTACAATCTAATTTCTGGTCACATTCCTTCCAACATTTGTCAATTCACAGAGCTCAAAATGTTGTCCATATCTTGCAACAACATAACTGGAGAAATACCCAAAAATACTGATTGTTTAGCGAAGCTCGAAAAGCTCTATATTGCATATAATTTCCTAAGTGGGACTATTCCTATTTCATGGGGCAATATTTCCTCTTTGCAAGCTCTTAGTTGTTCAAGCAATCCCATGGAGGGGCAAATTCCTCCAGAATTAGGGAAGCTACCCAATTTGGTGCAATTAAGCTTTCAGGAGAATTATAATCTTATTGGTCAAATTCCAGATACTATTTTTAATATATCTTCTTTGGAATTCATTTCTTTCAGTTTCAACAAACTCTCGGGGAGAATTCCAACCACTACAGGTCTTCATCTTCCCAATCTTAAGGGACTTTACTTAGCACACAATCAACTCGAAGGGGAAATTCCTTTGTACATCACAAATGCATCCAAGATATCCTATTTGGATCTTAGCTCTAACTTTTTCAGAGGCACCACTCCAACTAACTTGGGAAATCTTCGTGAGTTGCGAGTACTATTCCTATTTGATAATCAACTTACCAATGAACCAAGTGAGCATGAATTGCGATTCTTAGATTCTTTGGTGTACTGTAGGATGTTGCGGTATCTAGAAGTGGGTTCCAATCCGTGGAATGGTGTTCTGCCCAGTTCTATTGGGAATCTTTCATCTACTATTGAAGTATTTGATATATCAGATGCACAAATCAACGGCCTCATCCCCATTAGTATAGGAAACATGAGCGCTTTATTTGACCTAGACTTTCAAGAGAACAACTTGACGGGAACCATTCCTTCTGAGGTCGGTAAGCTTGAACAACTCCAAGGTCTACGTCTAGGTAGCAATAAATTACAGGGGGGTATTGTAGAGGTAGTATGTCATTTATCTAATTTGGTTCAATTAACTATGGATGATAATGAGCTCTCTGGGTTGATTCCAGAATGTATAGGAAATCTTAGCATGCTACAAGAATTTTATTTGGGTTCTAACAAATTTTCATCAACAATACCTTTGAGCCTTTGGAAAATGAGTAGTCTTCTCAGTCTAGACGTGTCACAGAATTCCATAGAGGGAGAGGTTCCAGTGAATATTGGGGAACTGAAGGTCATGGTAGAACTATATCTTAATGGTAACCACTTTACGGGCATGATACCAAGTAGATTGGGGGACCTCCAAAACCTGAAGTCTCTTCACGTATCGAACAATTCATTTTCAGGCACAATTCCATTCTCCTTTGCCAACTTGATAAGTTTGGAATTCTTGGATATGTCTTTAAATGCTTTGTCAGGTACTATTCCTAAGACATTGGAAAAACTCTCATACCTTAAAATCATCAATGTCTCATTTAATAATTTAGAAGGTGAAATACCCAGTGGTGGTGTGTTTGCAAATTCCACTCTGCAATCATTTCTTGGGAACAAAGGTCTATGTGGAATGCACATATTGGAGGTTCCTGCTTGTGCTATCACTAATCCTGGACATCAATCAAAGTTGAAGAAGCTTGTGCTAAAAATTGTTATTCCGGTGTTTACTTTATCCATTCTGATATTCTTGTTTACTTCAATATGGATAATGAAACGACGGAAGAAGAGAAAGTCCAAAAACGTGGAAAAGGTACCGGAGGTCAAGACGCATCAATTAATATCTTATCACGAGATTCAACGAGCAACAAATTATTTTGATGGATCAAATTTAATTGGTGTGGGAGGTTCTGGCTCTGTGTACAAAGGCACCTTATCTAGTGGAATTGTGGTTGCAATAAAAGTCCTGAATTTGCAAAATGAGAAAGTATGCAAGAGGTTTGATACTGAATGTGAAGTGATAAGAAATGTTAGGCACAGAAATCTTGTACCAGTGGTTACTACTTGCTCTAGCGAATACATTAGAGCCTTTGTCTTGCAATATATGCCAAACGGGAGTCTTGAGAATTGGTTGTACAAAGAAGATTGCTGCTTGAACCTCCTTCAAAGAGTTTCCATAATGCTTGATGTGGCTGTGGCTGTTGAATATCTGcatcatagtcatcatactcATATCGTTCATTGCGATCTAAAGCCAGCCAACGTTCTTTTGGATGAAGAAATGGTGGCACATGTTGGTGATTTTGGAATCTCCAAAATTTTAGCTGTAAGCAAGTCAATGGCACGTACCGAGACATTGGGCACTCTTGGATATATTGCACCAG AATATGGCTCGGAGGGAATAGTGTCCACTAGTGGTGATGTTTACAGTTATGGCATTATGCTAATGGAGGTTTTGACAACAAGAAGACCAACAGATAAAGAGATATTCTACGAAAATCTTGGTTTGAGGGAGTGGATAAGGCGAGCATTTCCAAGAACTATGATGGAAGTTGTGGATGCCAATCTTTTTCCTGAGGAAGAACAAATCACTTCCAAAAgtgaaatttgcataatttccatgATAGAATTGGCTTTAGATTGCACAAAGGAAACGCCCGAATCAAGAATAACCATGAAAGATGTAGTCAAGAGgcttaacaaaatcaagaacacatTTTTGGAAATGTAG